The Toxoplasma gondii ME49 chromosome III, whole genome shotgun sequence genome includes a window with the following:
- a CDS encoding hypothetical protein (encoded by transcript TGME49_276100), with protein sequence MEASVSSVSPAFPLSPSSQRPSPFLTSFSSSSSSSSSLSLCAASDRLRWRDLSKKDLLGDLEEISRRASAFWEAARLADLECIDAASRAESNGQLDEEFAEDLARLAAEALRVVREKTEKARDDEREKEGCREEGDREKGEKTMVSAFFEINAKRKEIAEEAVALSLSVDFLRLSLLSAASSCLSAEKQAEAWREASVSTVDSGVCGLESSGDAPVAASQSLLEPSPAAQSRQYSPQFSSRRASVGLGEGRKLERDRERLAVHFRAVCTPESGGGGEEATAAFERFWTESTCRGDFVDLLQKAEIERMRPSAAEDLLDFLHRLVHLPPICFREDEVDISSPSALPHLVQDAKDAQRDFFLINGSLLAGSDGFSRVVTRLHHVLCSDCKAASLDSILEALLILHLQSRTYTGGSSVDFLFPLLSLSPLCLLVPLPTQSLHNQLVTLFSHSRRQRLPSSHSSSSLLSSSASEQPVGVQLHAHTQYRFHVAAPERTGAEAAKDSGAGLSSASGKRHRGQRSSPLSFLWRSKKRASEDASSPRENAPEQKGEEEKNTEEEKRFSKEFLQDMPARDLLENVRIDVHWFAWVDLDALRRSSLSKKIREFLRHQVAKSDKARSIWTSVALAFDLDAAELEREKEETENPSAKEDLPGERIVRQCIYLSHNAREVWENYLKEKAARKEKKAETQTETPPTQE encoded by the exons ATGGAAGCTTCGGTCTCTTCAgtgtctcccgcgtttcctctctctccctcttctcagcgtccctctccttttcttacttcgttctcttcttcgtcctcttcttcttcttctctgtcgctctgcgcTGCCTCGGACCGACTGCGATGGAGAGACTTGTCCAAGAAAGACCTTCTCGGCGACCTGGAGGAAATTTCGCGGCGCGCCTCGGCCTTCTGGGAAGCGGCGAGGCTCGCAGACCTCGAGTGTATAGACGCTGCTTCGCGCGCAGAGTCGAACGGACAACTCGACGAAGAATTCGCCGAAGACTTGGCTCGTCTCGCCGCAGAGGCGTTGCGTGTGGTgcgcgagaaaacagagaaagcgagagacgatgaacgagagaaggagggatgccgcgaagaaggagacagagagaaaggagagaaaactaTGGTGTCTGCGTTCTTTGAAATAAATGCGAAGCGCAAAGAAATTGCCGAGGAG GCCGTCGCACTTTCCCTCTCAGTCGACTTCCTtcgcctgtcgcttctctccgcggcatccagctgtctctctgccgag AAACAAGCGGAGGCCTGGCGCGAAGCGAGCGTCTCGACAGTCGACTCGGGTGTATGTGGACTTGAGTCGTCAGGAGACGCGCCGGTCGCCGCTTCACAGAGTCTCCTTGAGCCTTCGCCGGCCGCGCAGTCTCGGCAATATTCTCCCCAGTTTTCTTCGCGGCGCGCGTCGGTCGGTCTCGGCGAGGGCAGGAAACtcgagcgagacagagagcgccTCGCCGTCCACTTCCgggctgtctgtacaccggaGAGCGGCGGggggggagaggaggcgacagcTGCTTTCGAACGCTTCTGGACGGAGTCAACGTGCCGCGGAGACTTTGTCGATCTtctgcagaaagcagagatcGAGCGCATGCGGCCGAGTGCGGCGGAAGACCTTCTGGACTTCTT GCACCGCCTTGTGCACCTGCCGCCCATCTGTTtccgagaagacgaagtggacatttcttcgccttctgctctccctcATCTTGTTCAAGACGCAAAAGACGCACAAcgcgacttcttcctcatcaACGGGAGCCTCCTCGCAG gttcTGATGGATTTTCGCGAGTCGTCACGCGTCTGCACCATGTTCTTTGTTCGGACTGCAAAGCCGCTTCGTTGGATTCGATTCTCGAAGCGTTGTTGATTCTTCATTTGCAGAGTCGGACCTACACTGGGGGGTCGAGTGTGgacttcctgtttcctcttctttctctttctcctctttgtctcctcgttcctctccccACCCAGTCCCTGCACAATCAGCTTGTCACTCTCTTTTCTCACTCCAGGCGGCAAAgactgccttcttctcattcttcttcttctctcttgtcttcttcggcgtctgAGCAGCCTGTGGGCGTTCAGTTGCATGCCCACACGCAGTACCG CTTCCACGTCGCCGCTCCGGAAAGGACTGGAGCGGAAGCCGCGAAAGACAGCGGTGCTGGactttcctctgcgtccggAAAAAGGCACCGAGGGCAACGCAGCTCTccgctgtctttcctctggcggtcgaagaagagagcgagcgaAGATGCGAGTTCGCCAAGAGAGAACGCGCCCGAGcagaagggggaagaagagaagaacactgaagaggaaaaacgttTTTCGAAGGAATTTCTGCAAGACATGCCGGCGAGGGACCTGCTGGAAAACGTGCGAATCGATGTCCACTGGTTTGCTTGGGTCGACCTCGacgctcttcgtcgctcttctctgtccaaGAAAATCCGGGAGTTTCTCCGCCACCAG GTGGCGAAGAGCGACAAGGCGCGAAGCATCTGGACTTCCGTCGCGCTTGCCTTCGACCTGGACGCCGCagagctcgagagagagaaggaagaaactgaaAATCCTTCTGCGAAAGAGGACCTTCCTGGGGAACGCATCGTGCGGCAGTGCATCTACTTGAGTCACAATGCGCGAGAAGTATGGGAAAACTACctgaaagaaaaggcagcgcgaaaagaaaaaaaggcagagacacaaaccGAGACGCCTCCCACACAAGAATGA